In Streptomyces sp. NBC_00448, the following are encoded in one genomic region:
- a CDS encoding ABC transporter ATP-binding protein, giving the protein MRQETAGGTVLSDSVGAAPTPLLRVDDLSVSFPTPRGTVRAVDGLGFTVERGRTLGLVGESGSGKSVTSLAVMGLHEGAEVTGSVRLDGRELTGLRSAELSALRGRRMAMVFQDPLSSLHPYYTVGEQIAEGYRRHFRAGRAVARRRAVEMLGEVGIPEPARRVGEYPHQFSGGMRQRVMIAIALVCEPDLLIADEPTTALDVTVQAQILELLARIQEERGLGVVMITHDLGVVARVAHEVLVMYGGRAVEQTSADTLFAAPAHPYTRGLLDSLPRLDDPDDAPLRTIPGSPPSLLAREEGCAFLARCSRAAGAGEADRQRCAGERPRPAAPPRTVPTGGTSHQVACHLPLPAVGPDDPPVAGPPVPPPLTAKDAR; this is encoded by the coding sequence ATGCGTCAGGAAACCGCTGGTGGCACGGTGCTGTCCGACAGCGTCGGAGCCGCGCCGACGCCGCTGCTGCGCGTGGACGATCTGAGCGTGTCGTTCCCGACGCCGCGCGGTACGGTCCGCGCCGTGGACGGCCTCGGCTTCACGGTCGAACGTGGCCGCACTCTCGGGCTGGTCGGAGAGTCGGGCTCGGGCAAGTCGGTCACCTCGCTCGCCGTGATGGGGCTGCATGAGGGTGCCGAGGTCACCGGCTCGGTGCGGCTCGACGGCCGGGAGCTGACGGGGCTTCGGTCCGCGGAACTCAGCGCTCTGCGGGGCCGCCGGATGGCGATGGTCTTCCAGGACCCGCTGTCGAGCCTGCACCCGTACTACACCGTCGGCGAACAGATCGCCGAAGGGTACCGGCGGCACTTCAGGGCGGGGCGGGCCGTCGCCCGGCGCCGGGCCGTGGAGATGCTCGGCGAGGTCGGCATCCCCGAGCCCGCACGCCGGGTGGGGGAGTACCCGCACCAGTTCTCCGGCGGTATGCGGCAGCGGGTGATGATCGCCATCGCGCTGGTCTGCGAGCCCGACCTGCTCATCGCCGACGAGCCGACGACCGCGCTGGACGTCACCGTGCAGGCCCAGATCCTCGAACTGCTGGCCCGCATCCAGGAGGAGCGCGGCCTCGGGGTGGTGATGATCACCCACGACCTGGGTGTCGTCGCCCGCGTCGCTCACGAGGTCCTGGTGATGTACGGGGGCCGCGCGGTCGAACAGACCTCGGCGGACACGCTGTTCGCCGCCCCCGCGCATCCCTACACCCGCGGGTTGCTCGACTCGCTGCCTCGGCTCGATGACCCGGATGACGCACCGCTGCGTACCATCCCCGGCTCGCCGCCGTCCCTGCTCGCGCGCGAGGAGGGCTGCGCGTTCCTCGCCCGCTGCTCGCGTGCGGCGGGCGCGGGGGAGGCGGACAGGCAGCGCTGCGCCGGCGAGCGGCCCCGACCGGCCGCACCGCCGCGGACGGTGCCCACCGGCGGTACCTCGCATCAGGTCGCCTGCCACCTGCCCCTGCCCGCCGTCGGGCCCGACGACCCCCCGGTTGCCGGCCCGCCGGTCCCCCCGCCCCTCACCGCCAAGGACGCCCGATGA
- a CDS encoding ABC transporter permease codes for MTLYVIRRLAGAALVLIAVCAITFTIFYLLPADPAAAACGKTCTPERQALVRHMMGLDQPVWRQFTDYLTGIFAGRDLGSGPHALHCGFPCLGYSYENSTPVWNLLTDRMPVSASLAVGAAVLWLVIGLGAGVTAALRKGTLTDRGLMVGAVATASLPVYFTAMVLIWGVVRIAGILPYPSYVSLTGDPLHWASNLLLPWIALALLYAAMYARQSRSSMIEAMTQPYIRTARAKGMPERTVVVKHGLRSAMTPVLTIFGMDLGGLLAGAVITESIFGIPGVGQLFYDALRRSDQPVILGVTLLAAFFIVGANLVVDLLYAVIDPRVRY; via the coding sequence ATGACGCTGTACGTGATCCGGCGGCTGGCCGGCGCCGCACTCGTCCTCATCGCCGTGTGCGCGATCACCTTCACCATCTTCTACCTGCTGCCCGCCGACCCCGCGGCCGCCGCCTGCGGCAAGACCTGCACACCCGAACGCCAGGCCCTGGTACGCCACATGATGGGCCTGGACCAGCCGGTGTGGCGGCAGTTCACCGACTACCTCACCGGCATCTTCGCCGGCCGCGACCTGGGCAGCGGCCCGCATGCCCTGCACTGCGGCTTCCCCTGCCTGGGCTACTCCTACGAGAACTCGACGCCGGTGTGGAACCTGCTCACCGACCGGATGCCGGTGTCCGCGTCGCTGGCGGTGGGCGCGGCAGTGCTGTGGCTGGTCATCGGACTCGGCGCGGGCGTCACCGCGGCGCTGCGCAAGGGCACGCTGACCGACCGCGGTCTGATGGTGGGGGCGGTCGCCACCGCGTCGCTGCCCGTCTACTTCACCGCCATGGTGCTGATCTGGGGCGTGGTGCGGATCGCCGGGATACTGCCGTACCCGTCGTACGTGTCGCTCACCGGCGACCCGCTGCACTGGGCGTCGAACCTGCTGCTGCCCTGGATCGCGCTGGCGCTGCTGTACGCCGCCATGTACGCCCGGCAGAGCCGCAGTTCGATGATCGAGGCGATGACCCAGCCATACATCAGGACCGCACGGGCCAAGGGCATGCCGGAGCGCACGGTGGTCGTCAAACACGGCCTGCGTTCAGCGATGACGCCCGTGCTGACCATCTTCGGCATGGACCTGGGCGGCCTGCTGGCCGGCGCGGTCATCACCGAGAGCATCTTCGGTATCCCCGGAGTCGGCCAGCTCTTCTACGACGCGCTGCGCCGCTCGGACCAGCCGGTGATCCTCGGCGTGACGCTGCTGGCGGCCTTCTTCATCGTCGGCGCGAACCTCGTCGTCGACCTGCTGTACGCGGTCATCGACCCGAGGGTGAGGTACTGA
- a CDS encoding ABC transporter permease, translating to MSTPVKAPRLRLAGRLRKQPPGRARPDDSSVAAGTVGPWQRAWRQLRRDRAACAALAVVVLLVAVAAAAPLLARLGGWSPDTFDENAIDPYLGGMPRGSFGGMGSTHWLGVEPVTGRDLFARVVYGAQVSLLIAFAATAIVVVVGTTAGISAGYFGGRVDTLLSRAMDLTMSFPSLIFMIAMMSVAQDINRVALMTAVIGLFGWPGIARVVRGETLSLRHHEYVDAATVGGSSALRILTREILPNVSGPVIAYTTLLVPGMISTEAALSFLGVGVRPPTSSWGQMISEAVTYYDTDPMFFVIPSAFLFLAVLAFTVLGDALRDILDPRGGRS from the coding sequence ATGAGCACACCTGTGAAGGCCCCCCGGCTGCGGTTGGCCGGGCGTCTGAGGAAACAACCTCCCGGGCGGGCACGGCCCGACGATTCGTCCGTGGCGGCCGGGACCGTCGGTCCCTGGCAGCGGGCCTGGCGCCAACTGCGCCGGGACCGGGCCGCGTGCGCCGCGCTGGCCGTGGTGGTCCTGCTGGTCGCGGTCGCCGCGGCCGCACCGCTGCTGGCCCGGCTGGGCGGCTGGTCGCCCGACACCTTCGACGAGAACGCGATCGACCCCTACCTCGGCGGCATGCCCCGGGGCTCGTTCGGCGGCATGGGCAGCACCCACTGGCTGGGCGTCGAACCCGTGACCGGCCGCGACCTGTTCGCCCGGGTCGTCTATGGCGCGCAGGTCTCGCTGCTGATCGCGTTCGCCGCCACCGCGATCGTCGTGGTGGTCGGCACCACGGCCGGCATCAGCGCCGGCTACTTCGGCGGACGCGTGGACACCCTGCTGAGCCGGGCCATGGACCTGACCATGTCCTTCCCCTCGCTGATCTTCATGATCGCGATGATGTCGGTGGCTCAGGACATCAACCGCGTCGCGCTGATGACCGCCGTCATCGGGCTCTTCGGCTGGCCGGGCATCGCCCGCGTGGTCCGCGGGGAGACCCTGTCGCTGCGGCACCACGAGTACGTCGACGCGGCCACCGTGGGCGGCTCCAGCGCCCTGCGCATCCTGACCCGGGAGATCCTGCCCAACGTCTCGGGCCCGGTCATCGCCTACACCACGCTGCTGGTCCCCGGAATGATCAGCACCGAGGCGGCGCTCAGCTTCCTCGGCGTCGGCGTGCGGCCGCCGACCTCCTCCTGGGGCCAGATGATCTCCGAGGCCGTCACGTACTACGACACCGACCCCATGTTCTTCGTGATCCCCAGTGCTTTCCTCTTCCTCGCCGTGCTCGCCTTCACCGTCCTCGGCGACGCACTGCGCGACATCCTCGACCCACGGGGAGGGCGGTCATGA
- a CDS encoding ABC transporter substrate-binding protein, with translation MTRHTPSLSAACLAASLLLTAVACGPKDDGSAGRPGGAKKSGVASGTVIGGTPKRGGTLTILSNQDFAHLDPARNWVMPAMDFGTRLLYRTLTTFQAKPGAAGDKIVPDLATDLGRATDGGRTWTFTLKSGLTYEDGSPIRAQDIKYNVERSFSPDLTGGPGYARQYLADTAGYNGPLDGKHLSSVVTPNDRTIVFHLKQPVAEFPYTVTLPTFAPVPVSKETGVRYDLRPFSSGPYKIQSYQRGKQMVLVRNTHWNPATDSVRKAYPDRIVVKMGLDGGQIDDRLIASSGADASAVEWADMSPASVAKVLPKSGLRARLLAEPTGCTDVLYLNTARGPFTDPKVRTAMQYAVDKSAQVTANGGPALNDVADRYLPPVLTAGTVAPVYDVPPTGDPALAKTLLAKAGKSSFSATLTVSTGDKNRAEAIQASLAKVGVKVQITTVDASVFYDTIGDTAHAPDMTIGGWCPDYPSASTFLPFIFDGRTIVAKGNQGNYSQFRDPSVEHRMDQISTMANADEAAVAWKSLDATIMHESPAVPLLWPRKPLLVGTNIAGAYGHSAWTGQFDFAAIGLKDPSKSQG, from the coding sequence ATGACCAGGCACACCCCTTCCCTCTCGGCCGCCTGCCTGGCGGCCTCCCTCCTCCTGACCGCCGTGGCCTGCGGGCCCAAGGACGACGGGAGCGCGGGCAGACCAGGCGGCGCCAAGAAGTCAGGCGTCGCCTCGGGCACCGTCATCGGCGGCACCCCCAAGCGCGGCGGCACCCTGACCATCCTGTCCAACCAGGACTTCGCCCACCTCGACCCCGCCCGCAACTGGGTCATGCCGGCCATGGACTTCGGCACTCGGCTGCTCTATCGGACGCTGACCACGTTCCAGGCGAAGCCCGGCGCGGCCGGCGACAAGATCGTGCCCGATCTCGCCACCGACCTCGGCCGCGCCACCGACGGCGGCCGGACCTGGACGTTCACCCTCAAGTCGGGCCTGACCTACGAGGACGGTTCGCCGATCAGAGCGCAGGACATCAAGTACAACGTCGAGCGCTCCTTCTCGCCGGACCTGACCGGCGGTCCCGGATACGCCCGCCAGTACCTCGCCGACACTGCCGGCTACAACGGCCCCCTCGACGGCAAGCACCTGTCGTCCGTCGTCACGCCGAACGACCGGACGATCGTCTTCCACCTCAAACAGCCGGTGGCCGAGTTCCCCTACACCGTCACCCTGCCCACCTTCGCCCCGGTCCCGGTGTCCAAGGAGACCGGCGTCCGCTACGACCTGCGGCCGTTCTCGTCGGGCCCGTACAAGATCCAGAGCTACCAGCGCGGCAAGCAGATGGTGCTGGTCCGCAACACCCACTGGAACCCGGCCACCGACAGCGTGCGCAAGGCGTATCCGGACCGCATCGTCGTCAAGATGGGCCTGGACGGCGGGCAGATCGACGACCGGCTGATCGCGAGTTCCGGTGCCGACGCCTCGGCGGTGGAGTGGGCGGACATGAGCCCCGCGAGTGTCGCGAAGGTGCTGCCGAAGTCCGGCCTGCGGGCGCGGCTGTTGGCAGAGCCCACGGGTTGCACCGACGTGCTGTACCTCAACACCGCCCGCGGGCCCTTCACCGACCCGAAGGTCCGCACGGCCATGCAGTACGCCGTCGACAAGTCGGCCCAGGTGACGGCGAACGGCGGGCCCGCGCTCAACGACGTCGCCGACCGCTACCTGCCGCCGGTCCTCACCGCAGGTACCGTCGCCCCGGTCTACGACGTGCCGCCCACCGGTGACCCCGCCCTCGCCAAGACGTTGCTGGCCAAGGCCGGAAAGTCCTCGTTCAGCGCCACCCTGACCGTCTCCACCGGCGACAAGAACCGCGCCGAGGCGATCCAGGCGTCCCTGGCGAAAGTGGGGGTGAAGGTGCAGATCACCACGGTGGACGCGTCGGTGTTCTACGACACGATCGGCGACACCGCGCACGCGCCGGACATGACCATCGGGGGATGGTGCCCCGACTACCCGTCGGCGTCCACCTTCCTGCCGTTCATCTTCGACGGCCGCACCATCGTCGCCAAGGGCAACCAGGGCAATTACAGCCAGTTCCGCGACCCCTCGGTCGAGCACCGGATGGACCAGATCTCGACCATGGCGAACGCCGACGAGGCGGCCGTCGCATGGAAGAGCCTCGACGCGACGATCATGCACGAGTCCCCCGCGGTGCCGCTGCTGTGGCCGCGCAAGCCACTGCTGGTCGGCACCAACATCGCCGGCGCCTACGGGCACTCCGCGTGGACCGGGCAGTTCGACTTCGCGGCCATCGGCCTCAAGGACCCGTCCAAGAGCCAGGGCTGA
- a CDS encoding GntR family transcriptional regulator codes for MAHLSSRSAIPVRENLRDQVANALRAALVAGELRPGVVYSAPTLAADLGVSATPVREAMLDLAREGLVEAVRNKGFRITEVTERELDEYTEIRELIEVPTIGRVTAVAGAEQLEALRPLAEEVVQGARRHDLIAYLEADRRFHLGLLGLAGNAHLVQVVGDLRKRSRLYGLTALDAKGRLVESAEEHLELLDLMRAGDVEGAQACMRRHLGNVRSLWADAPEGAPSAGLDRGTS; via the coding sequence ATGGCCCATCTGTCGTCTCGCAGTGCCATTCCGGTGCGGGAGAACCTGCGCGACCAGGTGGCCAACGCTCTGCGTGCCGCTCTCGTCGCGGGGGAGCTGCGGCCTGGTGTGGTGTATTCCGCGCCCACCCTCGCCGCTGATCTCGGGGTGTCGGCCACGCCGGTGCGGGAGGCGATGCTCGATCTGGCCCGGGAGGGGCTGGTCGAGGCGGTGCGGAACAAGGGTTTCCGGATCACGGAGGTCACCGAGCGGGAACTGGACGAGTACACCGAGATCCGCGAGCTGATCGAGGTTCCGACGATCGGACGTGTCACGGCCGTGGCCGGCGCCGAGCAGTTGGAGGCGCTGCGCCCGCTGGCCGAGGAGGTCGTCCAGGGTGCCCGGCGGCATGACCTGATCGCGTATCTGGAGGCGGACCGGCGCTTCCACCTCGGGTTGCTGGGCCTTGCCGGTAACGCCCACCTCGTCCAGGTGGTGGGCGACCTCCGCAAGCGCTCGCGGCTGTACGGGCTCACCGCGCTGGACGCGAAGGGCCGCCTGGTGGAGTCCGCCGAGGAGCACCTCGAACTGCTCGACCTCATGCGCGCCGGGGACGTCGAGGGCGCGCAGGCGTGCATGCGGCGCCACCTCGGCAACGTCCGCTCCCTGTGGGCCGACGCCCCGGAGGGGGCCCCGTCCGCCGGGCTCGATCGCGGCACGAGCTGA
- a CDS encoding ricin-type beta-trefoil lectin domain protein yields the protein MLALLAALLAVAVAPAQAATTTITVDGSQGGRTFDGIGAISGGGGNSRLLTDYPAAQQSQILDYMFKPGYGANLQLLKLEIGGDANSTDGSEPSIEHSKGTVNCDAGYEFWLAEQAVKRNPNIGLYGLAWAAPGWISGGFWSTDTINYLISWLGCAKQHGLTISYLGGWNERGHDANWYIQLRSALDNAGYSGVKLVADDSGWGVADDMASNSAFNNAVSIIGAHYSCNGGDGGDATSCSSTTTAQNNGKPLWDSENGSQDMNTGAPALIRAITRGYIDAKMTSYFNWPLIAAIYPNLPYDTVGLATAGSPWSGHYTIGASTWATAQVTQFTQPGWKFIDSASGYLGGSENNGTYVTVKSDTTSDYSTIAETTTSTSSQTVNFHVQGGLSTGTVHVWATDVNSPSDATSFVHTQDITPSGGSYSLTMQPGYVYTVTTLAGGGKGSATAPADHALALPYSDTYDNDAGGTEAKYLSDMQGSFEVQPCSGRTGQCVQQMAPVKPIEWQDDSDSYALIGDPTWTNYTVSSDVYLRSAGTTELIGRANTQQRPQSHMNAYYLRIRDTGQWWIEKMYTDGSNHTLATGTTTALGTGTWHNLSFTFQDSQISAKLDGNQFGSVTDTSFSSGQAGLGIQGYRTDQFDNLDITPGTGGGPVGTPGGTGAVVSANGGKCLDDDTGSTTNGNKIQIWTCNNSAAQQVTVGTDGTLKVLGKCVEVTGNGGTANGTLIELWDCNGGNNQKWTYTSSTGALVNPQSGRCLDVPNAGTTDGTQLEIWDCNTGDNQRWTVPTS from the coding sequence GTGCTTGCGCTCCTTGCCGCTCTTCTCGCTGTCGCTGTCGCTCCGGCGCAGGCGGCCACGACCACCATCACGGTGGACGGGTCCCAGGGTGGTAGGACGTTCGACGGGATCGGCGCGATCAGTGGCGGTGGCGGCAACTCCCGTCTGCTGACGGACTATCCGGCCGCCCAGCAGTCGCAGATCCTCGACTACATGTTCAAGCCGGGCTACGGCGCGAACCTCCAGTTGCTGAAGCTGGAGATCGGCGGTGACGCCAACTCCACGGACGGCTCGGAGCCGTCGATCGAGCACAGCAAGGGCACGGTCAACTGCGACGCGGGTTACGAGTTCTGGCTCGCGGAACAGGCGGTGAAGCGCAATCCGAACATCGGCCTGTACGGACTGGCCTGGGCCGCGCCCGGGTGGATCAGCGGCGGATTCTGGTCCACCGACACCATCAACTACCTGATCTCGTGGCTGGGCTGCGCCAAGCAGCACGGCCTGACGATCAGCTACCTGGGCGGCTGGAACGAGCGCGGTCACGACGCGAACTGGTACATCCAGCTGCGGTCGGCGCTGGACAACGCCGGTTACTCGGGAGTGAAGCTCGTCGCCGACGACAGCGGCTGGGGCGTGGCCGACGACATGGCGTCCAACTCCGCGTTCAACAACGCCGTCTCGATCATCGGCGCGCACTATTCGTGCAACGGCGGTGACGGCGGTGACGCCACGTCCTGCTCGTCCACCACGACCGCGCAGAACAACGGCAAGCCGCTGTGGGACAGCGAGAACGGCTCGCAGGACATGAACACCGGCGCCCCGGCGCTGATCCGGGCGATCACCCGCGGGTACATCGACGCGAAGATGACCAGCTACTTCAACTGGCCGCTGATCGCCGCGATCTACCCCAACCTGCCGTACGACACCGTGGGCCTGGCCACTGCCGGCTCGCCGTGGTCGGGGCACTACACGATCGGCGCCAGCACCTGGGCCACCGCGCAGGTCACCCAGTTCACCCAGCCGGGCTGGAAGTTCATCGACTCCGCGTCGGGCTACCTCGGCGGGAGCGAGAACAACGGCACGTACGTGACGGTGAAGTCCGACACCACCTCGGACTACTCCACCATCGCCGAGACCACCACCTCCACCTCCTCGCAGACCGTGAACTTCCACGTCCAGGGCGGCCTGTCCACCGGAACCGTGCACGTGTGGGCGACCGACGTCAACAGCCCGAGCGATGCGACGTCCTTCGTCCACACCCAGGACATCACCCCCTCGGGCGGCTCGTACTCGCTGACCATGCAGCCCGGTTACGTCTACACCGTCACCACCCTGGCCGGCGGCGGCAAGGGCAGCGCCACCGCCCCCGCCGACCACGCTCTCGCGCTGCCCTACTCCGACACCTACGACAACGATGCCGGCGGCACCGAGGCGAAGTACCTCTCGGACATGCAGGGCTCGTTCGAGGTCCAGCCCTGCTCCGGCCGCACGGGTCAGTGCGTGCAGCAGATGGCCCCGGTCAAGCCGATCGAGTGGCAGGACGACTCCGACTCGTACGCGCTGATCGGCGACCCGACCTGGACGAACTACACCGTCAGCTCGGACGTCTACCTGCGCAGTGCCGGCACCACCGAGCTGATCGGCCGGGCCAACACCCAGCAGCGGCCGCAGTCGCACATGAACGCGTACTACCTGCGCATCCGTGACACCGGCCAGTGGTGGATCGAGAAGATGTACACCGACGGCTCCAACCACACCCTGGCCACCGGCACCACCACCGCACTGGGCACCGGCACCTGGCACAACCTGTCCTTCACCTTCCAGGACAGCCAGATCAGCGCCAAGCTCGACGGCAACCAGTTCGGCTCCGTGACCGACACGTCCTTCTCCAGCGGACAGGCCGGCCTGGGCATCCAGGGCTACCGCACCGACCAGTTCGACAACCTCGACATCACCCCCGGTACCGGCGGAGGCCCGGTCGGCACCCCGGGCGGCACCGGTGCGGTCGTGTCGGCCAACGGCGGCAAGTGCCTGGACGACGACACGGGTTCGACCACCAACGGCAACAAGATCCAGATCTGGACGTGCAACAACTCCGCCGCCCAGCAGGTCACCGTCGGAACCGACGGCACCCTGAAGGTCCTCGGCAAGTGCGTCGAGGTCACCGGAAACGGCGGTACCGCCAACGGCACCCTCATCGAGCTGTGGGACTGCAACGGCGGCAACAACCAGAAATGGACGTACACCTCCTCGACCGGAGCACTGGTCAACCCCCAGTCCGGCCGCTGCCTCGACGTCCCGAACGCCGGCACCACCGACGGCACCCAGCTGGAGATCTGGGACTGCAACACCGGCGACAACCAGCGCTGGACCGTCCCCACTTCCTGA
- a CDS encoding lectin, with translation MKRWRIPLASCLLLLGLASPTTAHAAPAAPAAVTDPASLVNPLLGTSNGGNTFPGADTPFGMVSWSPDTPSRPPGGDYAYSDNVVTGFSLNHISGPGCGAMGDIPVLPTTGNVDGNATVGFSHSNESASAGAYSVDLDNGVDTELTATARSGMARFTFPATTQANLLFKLNADKAADLHFNKVSSTEVSGSIDAGLFCASAPSYTAYFDMVFDQPYTSSGTFDGGDSLTFDTSGNHVVQAKVGLSYVSIAGATANRVAENGGWDFDGTRTAAHDAWNDVLGKVAITGGTSDQRQVFYTSLYHSLLHPNLLSDSDGKYWGFDHQVHTVSGNQKAQYGTYSGWDIYRTQAQLEALVAPQQASDSAQSLVNDYAQNGAFPKWSLNSAETQVMNGDPGPAIIADYYAFGARDFDTSAALADMIKEGTTTNPIRMGLDLQTTYGYLPSDGSYPKDFYGSAATLLEYSAQDFATSAFATSLGDTTTASQFANRAQDWKNIFNPSSGFIQPRQTDGSWKGGFDPTSSDQFVEGTSWQYTGAVPHNIAGLASAMGGNAKLASYLDSVLSDFHGSGGSHADLGNEPSIELPWEYDYVGQPWKTQAVVRKVQDQLWPDDPADWGVGNDDLGTMSAWYVFSAMGFYPETPGTSDLALGSPLFTDVDVTLGNGSHLVVNAPAAADSAPYVQSATFNGADWNNAYLPESFAADGGTLDLILGTTADTNWATAVGSAPPSYNGDGGAKPPGPAGHTGLVTTDNAGKCLDDNTGSTTNGNKIQIWTCNNSTAQQVTVNSDSTLQMLGKCVEVTGNGGTTNGTLIELWDCNGGNNQKWTYDSGTKALVNPQSGRCLDVPNAGTTDGTQLEIWDCNGGDNQRWNIPS, from the coding sequence ATGAAACGATGGCGCATCCCCCTGGCGAGCTGCCTCCTCCTTCTCGGGCTCGCCTCCCCCACCACCGCCCATGCCGCACCCGCCGCACCCGCGGCGGTGACCGACCCGGCCTCACTGGTCAACCCGTTGCTGGGCACGTCCAACGGGGGCAACACCTTCCCCGGCGCGGACACCCCGTTCGGGATGGTCTCGTGGAGTCCGGACACGCCCTCGCGTCCGCCCGGCGGCGACTACGCGTACTCCGACAACGTTGTCACGGGCTTCAGCCTCAACCACATCTCGGGGCCGGGCTGCGGTGCGATGGGCGACATCCCGGTCCTGCCGACCACCGGAAACGTTGACGGCAACGCGACCGTCGGCTTCAGCCACAGCAACGAGTCGGCGAGCGCGGGCGCGTACTCGGTCGATCTCGACAACGGGGTCGACACCGAGCTGACGGCCACCGCCCGCTCGGGCATGGCGCGATTCACGTTCCCCGCCACCACGCAGGCCAACCTGCTGTTCAAGCTGAACGCGGACAAGGCCGCCGACCTGCACTTCAACAAGGTGAGCAGCACCGAGGTCAGCGGCTCGATCGACGCGGGCCTGTTCTGCGCCTCCGCCCCGTCCTACACCGCGTACTTCGACATGGTCTTCGACCAGCCGTACACCTCCAGCGGCACCTTCGACGGCGGCGACTCCCTGACGTTCGACACCAGCGGCAACCACGTGGTGCAGGCCAAGGTCGGCCTGTCGTACGTCTCGATCGCCGGCGCGACGGCCAACCGGGTTGCCGAGAACGGTGGTTGGGACTTCGACGGCACCCGCACCGCCGCGCACGACGCCTGGAACGACGTGCTGGGCAAGGTCGCGATCACCGGCGGCACCAGCGACCAGCGACAAGTCTTCTACACCTCGCTGTACCACTCGCTGCTGCACCCGAACCTGCTCAGCGACAGCGACGGCAAGTACTGGGGCTTCGATCACCAGGTGCACACCGTCTCCGGCAACCAGAAGGCCCAGTACGGCACCTACTCCGGCTGGGACATCTACCGCACCCAGGCCCAGCTGGAAGCCCTCGTCGCGCCCCAACAGGCAAGCGACAGCGCGCAGTCACTCGTGAACGACTACGCGCAGAACGGCGCCTTCCCCAAGTGGTCGCTGAACTCGGCCGAGACGCAGGTCATGAACGGTGATCCGGGACCTGCCATCATCGCCGACTACTACGCCTTCGGGGCCCGTGACTTCGACACCTCCGCGGCGCTGGCGGACATGATCAAGGAGGGCACCACCACCAACCCGATCCGGATGGGCCTGGACCTCCAGACCACGTACGGCTACCTGCCGTCCGACGGGTCCTACCCCAAGGACTTCTACGGCTCGGCCGCCACCTTGCTGGAGTACAGCGCGCAGGACTTCGCCACCTCCGCGTTCGCCACGTCGCTGGGTGACACCACGACCGCCTCGCAGTTCGCCAACCGGGCGCAGGACTGGAAGAACATCTTCAACCCGTCCAGCGGCTTCATCCAGCCCAGGCAGACCGACGGGTCCTGGAAGGGCGGCTTCGACCCGACCAGCAGCGACCAGTTCGTGGAGGGCACGTCCTGGCAGTACACCGGCGCCGTCCCGCACAACATCGCCGGACTGGCGAGCGCCATGGGCGGCAACGCGAAGCTCGCCTCCTACCTCGACAGCGTGCTGTCCGACTTCCACGGCTCCGGCGGCTCACACGCCGACCTCGGCAACGAGCCGTCCATCGAACTGCCCTGGGAGTACGACTACGTCGGCCAGCCGTGGAAGACGCAAGCGGTCGTCCGCAAGGTCCAGGACCAGCTCTGGCCCGACGACCCGGCCGACTGGGGCGTCGGCAACGACGACCTCGGCACCATGAGCGCCTGGTACGTCTTCTCCGCGATGGGTTTCTACCCCGAGACCCCGGGCACCTCCGACCTCGCCCTGGGCAGCCCGCTGTTCACCGACGTGGACGTCACCCTCGGCAACGGCAGCCACCTGGTGGTCAACGCGCCGGCCGCCGCCGACAGCGCCCCCTACGTGCAGAGCGCCACCTTCAACGGCGCCGACTGGAACAACGCCTACCTGCCCGAGTCCTTCGCCGCCGACGGCGGCACCCTCGACCTCATCCTCGGCACCACCGCCGACACCAACTGGGCCACCGCCGTCGGTTCGGCCCCACCCTCCTACAACGGCGACGGCGGCGCCAAGCCGCCCGGGCCCGCCGGCCACACCGGACTGGTCACCACGGACAACGCCGGCAAGTGCCTGGACGACAACACCGGTTCGACCACCAACGGCAACAAGATCCAGATCTGGACCTGCAACAACTCCACCGCCCAGCAGGTCACCGTCAACAGCGACAGCACGCTCCAGATGCTGGGCAAGTGCGTGGAGGTCACCGGCAACGGGGGCACCACCAACGGCACCCTCATCGAACTGTGGGACTGCAACGGCGGCAACAACCAGAAGTGGACCTACGACTCGGGCACCAAGGCCCTGGTCAACCCCCAGTCCGGCCGCTGCCTCGACGTCCCGAACGCCGGCACCACCGACGGCACCCAGCTGGAGATCTGGGACTGCAACGGCGGCGACAACCAGCGCTGGAACATCCCCTCCTGA